Genomic DNA from Dioscorea cayenensis subsp. rotundata cultivar TDr96_F1 chromosome 1, TDr96_F1_v2_PseudoChromosome.rev07_lg8_w22 25.fasta, whole genome shotgun sequence:
TTCAATAGTAGAAGGACTAGTTTGGAGTATTTCTGAATATAaggaccaaaaagaaaaagagaaaagtagagggatcatTTCAGATATTATACCGTGTTTGCGAACAAGTGCATTTATGATAAGTAATTCAAGTCTCTCTTTATTCACTCCCATTGGTCCTTGTAATAATGAATAGactatgaaattataaaattcaaaacaagaatAAGTATATACAAATAGTACTAAATTGGAATAAAAGGGAATAAAATTATTGTGGTTGGTATGTTTGATTAAGAGATATTAATTAGCTTtcaatttcaaatgaaaaaaaaatgaagaatttttttttttatccaatgaCTTTCATAATTGACTAAATCcatcaataaaaaacaatagacGTGTTGGACAAAGTGATctaggttttgtttttgtttttgtttttgttttattttattttctgtttttggtatatcttttaaaatagaCCTTATTATTGAAATGCCtctaaaaactattatttttctatatatctcgaaaaaaaaataaaataaaaaataatctacaTGATAAAATTCCCCAAAAAGAAATACccttccttttatttatttcaatatcttAATGCATGATTTATTTGCAATTTTTAAGATAAACCACTAGATTTTTAAccgattaaaaatatttttaaattgagtttcttttcttttatattgcaAAAAGAATTGTATCACAAATTAATCCcaataaaccttttttttttttttggttaagaACCAATAAACTTTTTCTTAGAGTGGATAAACCACccaaaaaattaatagttaaatatgTCTCAACATGTTTAGCCTCATAGTCCTATGGTATTTGATTATGAACAACTTATCACGATCAATGTGAATGGACACATAAAGTTATGACCAATTGCATCTCTCCTATGCAATGCTAGTTTCAATTGACTCAACTCTCGTTTGATCCCAAACAAAAACATGGATagattacaaaataaaatttggaacaaaaatacatacatataaatagctccaaaatgaaatataatCATTGTGATtggtaaaaataattgatagattagcttcaattttaaataaaaaaattaaaaaaaaaaattctccaacgACTTTTGTAGTTAACTAAATCCACAATTAGAAAATGTCTTAAGAagatctgatttttttttttttaaatttttatttgggaTGCGTTGGCGAAGGTGATCTaggtcatttttatttatttgatccAAATCAATTAATTACAGAATTTCAAAGGACTTTTTTGTATGCCTGCCTTTCAAAATGGGCCTAATTACCCATGAGGATTCTAAAAGCTATTGTTCATCTAAATGACTTTGGGTTAAAtatctaattaataaatttaaaaaactttagaGAAATCATTTAAATTCCTGATAATATACCAGTTATTTGCTTTGTGCCAATATCCAAATGCTTGGTCAATCTACCAATTTTGCAAATGAACCGCTACAACTCATTATTATTGAGTTCTGAGTTTTTTTGTAAATTGAGTTTTTTAATATtgcaaaaattacaacaaatcaACCCCtatgttcatttttgtttttgtagatAAACGTCCTAAATATTAAGAATTAAATAgctcaaataaatttataaataatatgaaaataacttCAACCGTGATACAAGCatggaaatttttaatttttaagccaaattaaatatttttaaaatgtcttttaatttaacattttgcAAAACAATAGTACAATTTATTGTCATCATACATGAATAGTGCATCTTTTGTAGGTAAACCAAGTCTGCCTTAACTTCTATTGTCCACGATAATTGATAGATAATTAaggtggtgtttggttggatgtagttgaaaaaTCGCGTGGATTTTTCAATTCTGATCTGTTGTAAATCCTTGAATTTTAAAATGCGGGGAGAATCAGaaatttggtgtttttagtTAGCTGGATTTGGAAATCTTtggattttcaaatttttatgttgtttgaaaggatttgtaaatctagattttgaaaacatgtgtttggttagatgtgtTTCTAGGATATAATAACCTTTGGTTAGGTTACCccatattaaattattattaagtttaattaattataaacgcataattaaatgttattaCAAACaccaaaaattattatatttaaaataattaactactataaatatcattattaattttaattaatataattaaaattttaaaataatatttaaatttattaatttttttatttaattcatatatgttaagtgaataatctttttaagtttttttaggttcttcttgaatttttattttttaaataacttgtACTTAACCCCGCCATCAGAGTCAGAATTTAAGTTCTAATaagtaaaacataataattaattaatttagttatgataattaaaacacatataaaaataattaattacaacatCTTTGTGTGTTCCTTCACACATAAATGGCATAAATTCTGTTagtgaaaaacaataaacaaggAATAAAAAAGCCGTCCCCCAAGTAAACCTCGCCCTGTATTACAAGAGGAAAAATTTACAAGTTCATATGCTTCAAACAAGATTCATGTAAGAAAGATTTCAAGTTGTACCTGCTACTTATAACAAGCAAAACATCATAGATAATTATATCATCATTCAATAATTTAAGCATTACCAACTTCATAGTTTCAAGCTTTAAAACATTCAAATGAACAAGAGTTTAGACTGAGTACAAGCATGACCAAATTCATAGTTTCAAGCTTTAAAACATGAAAATGCATAAGAGTTTGAACAAGAGTTTAGACTGAGtacacaaatacaaaaaaaacacGTTCAAAAGCAAAGGGGCAACCATTACACAGTCAATCCCATCAAACTCCAACCACTTAAGTTTACTATTAAATGCATTCAACCTTCAATACTCAAACTCCtgcatatatgaaaaaaatccaatttttattatcatgagctaataaacaataacaatatACAAATAATGATAGTAGTACTATTAGTTACATGTTGCATTCTTCGTGATCACACTGGTTAAATATCTGGGATGCCCCATAGTCTGCAAcatcctattaaaaaaaattactataatataCTGCATACATAACAATCATCATAACAAAcactagaaaaattaaataaataaaaaccaacctAAGTGGACCTTGGAAAAAAGTCTCGTTGATTGTGAAGTGATTCAAAGAAATCCTCCGCCCAATACTTCCTTAACTCTTCATCTTTTGCCAAGAAACCCATAGCCCTACTATCATCAACCATTAACCAATCATAGGCCTTATTGATTTCACGGCCAAAGTAGCCATATATTTTGAGCTTCATGCATTCACCAATCAATTCCTTTGCAAAATCTAAATCTCGAGTAGACTTCTTTCCACTTAATGCCTCCTTAAGGGTGTTATTCATCTCTTGTATTGCTTCAACTTCTGAGggcattttgtgttttttttttcttgattgagtGGAGGATGCTCCCCTAGGTTTTGTACTCTAATTGGTTGTGGATGGGTGGTGGTGTGTTGTGATGATAATCAGTCTCTTCAAAGAACATGTTATCAAGACCGTCAATTTGCGATGGATGGTGGGAGTCAACATTATCATCCATATGTGTGCCAATATCATCCCCAAGTTGAACATCACGACTTCCAGTTGCTTGATCATTACCACAAATAAGCTCGAGCAAGTCATGATCATCAATTGGTTTGTTTAAATATGGTTCATCTTGTGGATGAGCCtaacatataaaattatgttaaactGAACATTTAgacaaaaattatttcattcataataaataattggacAATGTAAATaggaataaataagaaataaatttataccTGTACATAGTTCCTAAATTCTGATTCTCCCATAATAATCATCTTCAATCTATTATCCCATCCCATTCCACTTAGctcttttagtttttaaatttttgcccATCGTCTGTGAATTGTTCTGAGGTGGTTAGTTACATTTGCTTCGGTAACTATAACTCCAAACTCATTTTTCATTGCAATAATTGCAGCATGAAATGCTTGGGGTTTGAATCCCTTGTCGACTTTGAAGCCTTGTTCCACTTGAGTCGCCATGAATCTTGTGAAAAATCGGCTCTCCGCAGTTGTCCATCTTTTATTACCACCAGTTCTTTTAACAGGGGTTCTCATTGATGACATTTCGCTGTCTTCTGACATCCCTATGTTGTCCATTCTAAAATTGGAATATACATAAGTCATTCAACCTTTAATTAGTGGATGAATATTTTTAGGAAATAATTACTATAACTAACAAAATGAAGTTTGACAATAACCATATGATAAACGATTACAAATGAAAAACTAATtcatagaaaaacaaaaagtaataaaCAAGTACAAGCCCATAACATgacaaaaaaacacatgataACATCATTGGTCTTGATTAGAAAAGGCAGCACAATTTTTCATAAGAACAAGTAGCCAATTGTCTATTTGTTAGTCCACATATCACGTGCAATTTGTTCTCTATGTGCCACCCATTCATTGACCTCCTCCCTTTGTTCTCTCATGTTTCTTTCTGATGGTGGTCGTGGTGGTGTCCATTCTTCCTCAGAAGGTATGAAAATGTCTTCTCCTCcacttataatataattatgcaaaatacatGCAGCTAACACAAGTTCAGCTTGAGTTTTAAATGGAAAGAATGGTCTTGATGAGAATATTTTGAAGTGTCCCTTAAGAGAACCAAAAGCTCGTTCAATGGTGGTACGGGCTGATGAATGACGAAGGTTAAAAAGTTCTTTATGGTTAGCCGGTGTCTGTGAGCCAAATTCTTTAAGATGGTATCTAACGCCTCTATATGGAGCTATAAAACCCGGTCGAGTTGCGTATCCAGCATCGACTAAGTAATATTTCCCTAAAAAAATGCAAAGTTGGTGGTTAAGTTGTTATCGAATgctaaactatatatttttaaactagACAAAATATATACCTTCAGGGACTGATAGGCCATTTGGTCTTTCAAGTGCATCACGTAAAACTAAAGCATCATGTGCTGAACCTTCCCATCCAGCAAGAACATAGGTAAAATGTAAGTCAAAATCAACAGCAACAAGTACATTTTGTGTAGAGTATGCTTTTCTCCCACGAAATTCTGCAACTTCAGATACAGGAACAGAAGCATGGATATGGGTCCCATCTAAAGCTCCAATACAATCCTACCATTAACATACTGTAATTAAGAACTGGTTctagaataattaatttatttgagtaGATCAATAGTTTAATACCTTGAAATAAGGGTATAGTGTGGACCTCGATGTTATATATGCTGGAGTCTATGTACTAGGTGGCCGCACATATTCATCACGCAATTGCCCGATTGCGTATAAGACATGATTAAAATACCTGCTAACTGTCTCACTAGATCTGAGGAAATTATGTGCTATGACACGATTACGCTGGTTATGTCCTACGGTGTGAAGGAACATCAGTAATTGCTCTTCAATAGTGATGTGCAATGTGTCTCTCATAAGGCCCTTTCGTCTCATTATCGAgcaaagattgaagaaggttgattTGTTCATAAGGACATATTGATACTAGTTGTGTCATTTCCATCTATTAGTCTCGATAAATATTGCTCTCTAATTTTTGATCGAGCACGAGATGGCTCTCTATTGAGTTTTCGTCGTTTACTATGCAAAAGTAAAGCGACAGCAAAAGCCGCGGCAAGGATTGCAGTGCGAGCAGCATAAAAGTTATCCTTTATGTTATTCCCAACCATctacaagaaattaaaaaagaacatgCAAAGTGGTTCATgacattgtttgttttaaatatagatATGTAAATCAAAAATGACATACAAAAGAATTTCAAAGTTAattgtattaaataaattaataaacaaatatttgtcCATAATATACTCAATGATTTATCAAGTTAATATCAAATTACAAGAATTTGAGATTAGTTGATTGTCAGTTCGAATTTGTTGGTAACGATTTACCCATTCAATGTTTCCACCAAAAATTGCATGCAAAGTGGTTCAAAGTTAATTGCATTCAATAGTTTAATtaacaaacaaatatttttagtgtTGATTTCGTATCAatgcacacatatatacatatatatatatatatatatatatcctttcaTCACACATTTTTGCAAAAATCAAACCACCACAAGCTTCCAAAgagtataaaacaaaaaaacaaaatattacaaaatcaaTGGAACACAAGTAATAGCCAACCTGAGATTTGAAAATTGAGCCTGATATGTTTGCTGGTAATAATGTCAAAGATTTTAGTGCAGCAGGACCTGCCATTGAATTTTATCATGTAAGGACATTTGCAAACCAACGATTACTTAAATCCATTGTATTTATAAGTAAATACCTCATgcaagcttataaaaaaattggtggTACAAAATTATTcagaatttattaatttatcattaaaaaaaaactggtgGTACAACTTAGGTTGTCAGAATTTGTTTTCTGTAGAAGATAGTAATTATATGAAATTAGTTACATTAAAAGTGCATTACTTTTAAGCTGATCATGTTGCTAGATAGTGCTTGTCACCCACCCACCCAAAACTTTGTTCCTAAAGCGAGAAAgatactttatatatatccGTAACAGTTGCATCTCATGATGTAGTACATATATTGTCATTTaggttgtgaaaaaaaaatcaacaaacaaaagcTAAAATGTTCACCACCAACCACGAAAGCACCTTTTTTATAGTACATATAAAGACATTCTAAGCCATGCATGCATTAAGAATCCATGCATTAAACAACAGCTTTATAGATCAGAAGGTTAAGTTTGGCATGTGATGAGTCATGACTAGTTATAAGACAAAGGAAACAAAGCATTGCatcattatatattttcaatgttttcttttttcttatcaaaTGTTCAGAAGTACTAAAACctaaaactttatatatatatatatatatatataaccttttGATTATTAAGCAAAGGATATATATGAGCATTTGATTATTAGATCAAGCAAAGgatatatatccaaaataaaaCTATTGAATGATTGTATTGGTGGGGAGGGGGCAACacaaacaatattaattaatgacaAAATTTATGACTTGTATATATCAATTGAGTCAATTTCCTGCCTCATCTTCTCACATCAATTGAGGTATATGTTTCCCAACTTGGCAGCTATCTAGCATGTCTAAAGATAAGCAAGCAGCAGCCTTTAATTAATAACtcaatcttaaaaatatataattaactaGAAAAGTAGAAATAATCACATAAGATTTAAATTACTTTCACTTAGTGACACTATTaagtgaattaattaattaattaattatatagtgATTATCAGGATTTGCACCAAGTTGTGGAGGCAAGCACAAAGAGAATGTTAATTTCATGCTTTCATTCTCTTGGCAGAGAAGATAACAATTGTTGCATGGCAGTATATGAAGTAATTGGGTCCCAATTTGTTAAAAAGTCTAAATGAATTGCATCACCAGCTAAACATAAATTCATATAGACCAAAAATGGATGGATCAAAATCACTAATGCAATCATGCATTCAAATGTCTAAATTAGACAACCATAAAATTCAGGCTTTTCATATGTGTATTCTATTTTATCAGtttgtttgttctttaattGTTGCAGATATTTtcaatactttaaattttaatatctttCATAGTTAtctataaactaaaaaaagaaacatatatatgaaaagtataaaaaatattggatttaattaattcatagCCGCTTTTACACATGAATCATGTGGCAGGTTGTTGCAATTCATTTTTGAACTTGAATTTCTCTACTTAGAATTTAGACTTATTTCTCTGGTCATTGGTTTTAATTCCAAGTCTACctcattttttccaaaattaaattAGTATGACTCCCACCAGTTAAGCAAAACAAAGCTCAAATGACTAGATggataaacaagaatatatatgatGCTTGTATGAATTCATGTACACAGTAATAAACATATAATCCTGCAGAACAAGAGATTTGGCAAGAAGCCTAATATATGAATCACCTTCTAGATGAACCTATGTTAAGTATTAAAACAGAATAATAGGTTTAACAAGTGGAAGTTAATGGCGGAGTCATCATCCAACTGAACATATAGACTATTGTGAATGACCAAAATCAGTCAAgtccaatacaaaataaatgcaTCTCCCGAATGCTCCAGATTAAAATGCACTGAATACCTCAAGAagttttatatgcatatatatggaCAAGATGGAAGAGTTTTAGAGAGAGatctttcaaaattataattctatGGTAAGTATTTATGAagttatatcaaattataatatttgcATGAGTTCACAATGGATAAATGAAAAGATATCAATGCATAAAAACTTGGAACTCAAATTGAAAGAAGATGAGGATTGAACTCACAATAAGGAGGAAAAAAACCTTGAAACCTGAAATTTCCTTTTTAGATGATATCAAGCCCCCTGAAAAATCTCCTACAAACACCTACTCACCAACAGAAtttgaaaaaccaaatcaaatcctTCACTCTcctacaaaaaagaaaatatcaacaAATTCCAAACAAGCCATTACCTGTGTCAACAAATGATTTCAGAGATCTCTTATCAAAGCTTCAATTTCATTCCCTTCAAgctacaacacaaaaaaaaaaaagtgaagatCAAGCAACATTTCCAAAGATCTACATCTCAGATCTGCAGTACACACACAAAATGGCACTAATCCAACATATAAAACCAAGGTTTATCTCTCAGATCTCAAAGCCACAAACACAAAAACTCATGCTTTGCTCACAAAATATAGATCAAAGCCAATAACAACCAAAACCAACCAATCCACCAAACAATCCAAACCtcacatcataaaaaaaatccactttTACCTGATTTTAAACTTAAACAGCCAGATCTATGGTAGTTGCTGGATTTTGGAAA
This window encodes:
- the LOC120254183 gene encoding putative nuclease HARBI1 produces the protein MRRKGLMRDTLHITIEEQLLMFLHTVGHNQRNRVIAHNFLRSSETDCIGALDGTHIHASVPVSEVAEFRGRKAYSTQNVLVAVDFDLHFTYVLAGWEGSAHDALVLRDALERPNGLSVPEGKYYLVDAGYATRPGFIAPYRGVRYHLKEFGSQTPANHKELFNLRHSSARTTIERAFGSLKGHFKIFSSRPFFPFKTQAELVLAACILHNYIISGGEDIFIPSEEEWTPPRPPSERNMREQREEVNEWVAHREQIARDMWTNK